The segment AGTCCTTGCGTATCTATAGGATAGGTGGATGAATGTCCAAGGATTCGAAAAAAATAGGAGAGAaaataaaaaccaagaaaaatgggAGGATTAGTTTATCACAGTCAACACAAGGAACCTTAGCCTAGTCGTAAAACGATATGATATTTAGTGTTTGAGCATGAAAGATAACTAAAAATGTTTGAATGCATTTGCTGGGTAAGAGCATTCAAACATTTGTCTGAAACTTAAGAAAGACAGTGAATATTAGGCTGAAACAGGTAAGGATTACTTCCTGAAACGAACAAATATTACTGAACATAATGGCAACATCCAGCGTATGTTGGCAATAAAGCTTCTGTTGGTGAACAATTTGTACGAAAGCTATTTGCGTCTCTGGTCTCTGTCTCTCTGGCTGGATACTCGATGCTGAGTTGTGTACTGCAATTTGAGAAAAATTCGTTCCGGACAATGCTTTAAGGGAAATAAATAGAGTGTCATACTTGTTTTCAAACTCATGaatcaacttaaaaaaatttagAACTTGAAAATCCAATTTGATTGTAAAATGATGGGCGATGGCGACACAACTCAGCCCCCGAGTATTCCGCAAAACATTTGAATCACAGATTTAAAAATGGTACTATCGTGCTCCCTCGGAAGAGACGCAGGATATGCACCGTTTTTAAAACGATCGATTCATATGATTTCAGCACTGATAGACGATCACTTCTCTCATTAATACAAGACATTGTTCGAATAGTACCATTGCATTTCTTCCTAAACACGCCCGTCCGATCGGAAGCACCTTCAAAAGACAACCTCGATCCCGGATTGGTTGATTGGTGGTACCACTGGAACTGGATTTGCGACTATTAGCCTCCAGACAGCACCCACCACGGACGAAGCGCTGGATCGCTTGGTTGCTTGTGGAAACTGTTGCACCTGCTGGAGTTACATAACGTTGGATAACAAAAGTTGGCATAAAAAACAGATGGTCAACGGTGAAGTAATATTCAGTTAGTCGAGACTATAAATGGTAGTTGGTGAAACATTTGCTAGCAGACTGCATTGAATTATAGCGACTGGAATAACTGCTGCTTATTGCAGAGTGCTATTCTttcaaagcaatatttttttaaaattaaaacaagcACAGCATCGGATTCTCCGATGTCGCTATGATTCAAACAGCCGCACGCATCTTGTATGGCAAGTCAACACAATAACCAACTAATGCTTTTGccctttgttctttgttcaatGCAGCTCTAAACGTTACTTCCTAATAAACCACGGCAAATTATAATAATTAGTAAACCCGGGAAGTACCGCCCAACCAAAGCACTAACCTGTTCGCGTTTGTTCTGCTTGTCCTCCTTTTCGCGCTTACGCACTTCCACTATGTACTCGTTGAACAAACTTTCCCGCTCGCGTATTTTTTCTATCACTTTAAAGCGATCATCTTTGCCATACTTTTGAGCGAACTCACTAAATGatgatctgaaaaaaaaaacaaataaattacaaatatGCCCCATTCTTTACCCGCTAACAAACACCTACTTTCCATGCAAATGAGCTGCCTCCAGCAGCGACCGGTACTCGTCCCGCTTCTGGCGCattttattcttcttttccttgcGTTCCTCTTCGGCCCTATCTTTGACATACTTCTCGAACACCTGCTTCCGTTCTTTGGACGTCAGCAGCAAATATCTGGGATCGAACACGATTTTGTGTAGTTCCTTTTCCCAGGTGCTAAACGCAGACACCTCTTTCTCCTTCAACATTTCCTTGAACGATTTCATACGCACATCCAAAGGAACCAGGGCTCGCTCACGGGAAGCGCGGGCTTCCGCTTCCATTGCCAGGGCTTCCTTCTCCGGATCGCTACCACCCTTAGAGCTTGCAGCCGCGGCAGACTGCGAAGTTTTGATGGCAGCTTCTACATCGGTTTTAAATTTCTTACTAGGTATCTCCTCACTTTCCTCTGTACTTGACTCCGAGTCCGAACGTTTCTCTGCTATATCGTTCGTAACAGCGATTGGAATGGTTTTGGAGCTCTGCGCCGGCTCATTTGCTTCTTTTGGCACGTTTCCAAGCAACTGCTGTGGGGGAACAGAAATAGCTTTATCGACGTCGGCTCTTTCTTTGAGATCCTCCGGTCGTTCCCACACGGAAGTTCTTGAAGAAGGATTGTAGAAAAACACCCGACCATCACCGGTCCACACCACACACCAGGGTGTCCCACTAATCGGCGTACTAGAGATTGGACGACTCTTGTCCAACGGTTTAGCAGCTTTAGCCTTTTCCTCTTcctcctttttctttttctcagcttcagcttttttctttttttcctcttcctGCTTATCGTTTTTGCCATGAGCCATAAAATTAATCTGGTCAAATACCAAGCCTGGTGCTCCGGCTATTTGCTGTAACCGTATTGGAGCACCGGCAGTAGCGAGCTGTGGGGGAAACTGTTGAATTTTCACACCAGGTCCCAAAGCTTGCGGCTGTAGCTGACCTCCGCCGGTAAGTGGCGGAATAATAGGCATCTGTGGTGGTATTGGTGGAGCAATAAACGGTGGGAGTGTTTTTGGTTTCTGGCGTGCATTATACACAGCTAGTTTGGCCACTAAAATAAGAAACGAATTAAAATTACTTCTCCAAAGTCTAAAAAAACATATAATAAAAACTTACTCTCCATATCCTTAATGGCCTGCGGTTTCTCCCATACACTTTCACCTTTAGAGGCATTATAGTAGTACGGTCTACCATCCGGTGCCTTGTGCTCAGTCCACTCTACGGCTTTAGCAGCAATAATTGGATCAATTTCATTGATCTTGATCTCCGCGATGGCTTTAGACGGGTCCATCAGCGGTGATTGCATTGGGGGCCACTGACCGGCACTGGCCGCTGCGGCAGCATTCCATGGTGGAAAATTTGGAAACGATGGCGGAGGCATTCCGAACGGGGGAATACCACTCATAAGAGCTGGCGGAGGTCCCGAAAATCGTGGTACGGAAGCCGTCATGGTAGGAGCAGTTGTAGCTACAGCAATTTGAGCAGTTACTGGCACTGGAACTAGTCCGGCTATTTGGTCAGGCTTTTGTTCTATCAATGGCTTCTGTTGAGCAGCTGACGCTACCTGCTTGTTCATGGCTTCAACCTCGGATTGTGTCATAACCTTGATGTTGGGACCATCCGGACGGGTCCATGTTGTTTCCCGTGTCAGAGCATGGTAGTAATATGATTTTCCCTCTGCGGTTTTGGTTTCAACCCACAGTTCCTGAGGTTGGTTCGAAGGCGTGGCTAACAGAGGGGGAGGTGCATTCATACTGTTTGTTATACCCGCAACTTTATTAACAACTGGTGCCGCAGCTCGAGGAAAATTCGAAACAGCTCCAGTCGGTTTCAACAGTGACGGTGGATTAGCCAACAGTGGAATTCTTTCCCTCGTTTCAATTGGAACCTGAACATTCGGAGTTTCAACAGCAGCACCTGAAACTTCTTCAGTCGTTTCAGGTTGCTGGGGTTTTGCATCTGATACTATGGGGGCAGCTGAGTAGCTATCATTACTCGGCGTTTCCTCTTCGATGTCCATTGTATCCATCTGTTCTACTGGTTTTTCCGGTATTTCCTCACCTGGTGCATCGTTTTCACTTGTTTCCATCttaatttttacaattaaacttgtaaatcgaagcgaaaattcACACTGCACTAGTTTTTTTCAGCACCGATTTTCAGGTTGTCAAAATAAAGTTTACGCCCAGGTGGTATTTTAAGAACAAGACAAAATGGAGCCAATGTATATAAAAGTGTAGGTATACGATATACTACATTAAATTTAAATCGCGATTCATGATGAATACTGGATGAAtacagaaaaatatttatttaaatattaaaCTAAAATATGCTCGTGTTTTACTCAAAGCGGCAATTCGGTATGCGGCGGAGGCGAAGGGGATAGGCGCTCTTAAAGTTTTACATTTTTACCTAAATTAACCGATTTGATTTTTACCTAAAAGCAGGCTCCATATTTGTGAACTACctaattattgtcaattgcaaggaaaattgtaccttccaaagtgcgatatcgctcataaaagtgctattatgcattaaatcgtttcggtatcttcggcgcacttattgcttggaagataacgaaaaagtgcgccgaagataccgaaacgatttaatgcaaaatagtacttttatgagcgatatcgcactttggatggtacaattttccttgcaattgacaataaaagttattacgttgagtgtcttagcagaatctcgaatcCAAGTTAAGTTTGGAACTAAACCAAAATTAACTcggattaattaaaaaaaattaaaaattattaatagaataaaacggaaaaccttcCAAACTTAACTCGTATTCATATTTGTGGTTTTTTGCTCTGTAGGTTAACCAACATATTTTCGACCCcgtcagcagctgtacataatttggacgcttaaagcaaaatcaaatggaagggTCCGAATTATGTATAGCTGCTGATGTGgcccaaaataggttgattaccttATTTCATGCTCATTGgactatagaccaaatcaagatgacgtcatctggcagatactggcgcccttgtttacaaacagaccgcagaatccaaaaaagtttcaactgtttaaacagcaagtttgttgtttaaaccgagtttaaacagcattaggactaaatctaaaagccattatgcctgtaaaatgttaaaaaacacgctacattcgctataaacggaaaggaaagttttctaaaatgtaaacaagggcgccagtatctgtcaattgacggtatgatgatttggtctatagaccaaatcaaggtgacgtcatctggcagattctggcgcccttgtttacaaacagaccgcagagtccaaaaaagttttagctgtttaaacggcaagtttgttgtttaaatcgAGTTTAAACAgtattaggactaaatttaaaagccattatgcctgcaaaatgttaaaaaatacgcTACATTCGCaataaacggaaaggaaagctttccaaaatgtaaacaagggcgccagtatctgtcaattgacggtatgatgatttggtctatagtgCCAGCGCCAGTAGTGTAAAGGTCAATAgaccaaattttattttcaaattcaaaacgCGAATGTAgcgtattttttaacattttacaggcataatggtttttaaatttagtcctaatgctgtttaaactcggtttaaacaacaaacttgccgtctAAACAGctaaaacttttttggactctgcggtctgtttgtaaacaagggcgccagtatctgccagatgacgtcaccttgatttggtctattgtagAACTAATTATCAACTacatacaatattgttgaagaaagtatagttttatcttttgtatttatggcgccatgcggctgctaccccgttCTTTTAaatcaccccatcggcaggcaaccatgtttttggcgccaacatctcgtgtgtgcgaaaatgagatagcctgtcagcactgcgtttcactcaactgccagcagtctgatttgggcccactgtcaaattttgagcccaggacatgctgtcgctgacgttcactgcagctcgttatagaggtgttttaaattcatgaaattgttCCAAAGGCTCAACGAATCATGGTTTCGTAATCAACACTTAGACGAtcttttatttcgattttaaacCACTGTGGGCGTATGGCAACATGCTTCCTGTCAGTAGTGCTGCATGCTGCGGGACAAATCAGATTTCCTCATTAGATCCGCGGTCCGGAATGATCTTTGATATTAATAAATTTCACCTATAGTTCCCGTGCACCATAGATCAGGTCAGTTCGCGAACCGCTCAAAACTTTGAGCCGCCACAAGTTATATTGCTTGCATGGCTTGGCTATTTCTGGTTTGCTATTCAATGTTACTAGTAATGTAACGATTTCTactgaaaaacatttaaaatcctCAACTGGATGCGGCCCAAATGGCGCTCCTTTCATAGTATCTCGTATCTCTCGCTCTCCtgatcagcatggatttatgTCAAAGCGCTCAATGACAACCGATTTAATCACCTTTACGTCGTTCATTATTTGTGCAATCGGTGCAATCCAACAAGGATATCAAGTTGACACCATATCACCTCTATTCTGCATTTTGAACAGATtggtttttcgaacgaaagtggatGGATGGCCGCCCGCAGAATGGGCAAAACCACTCGTTCGAAAAATAAGTCGAAGGAAATAAAAATCCGTTCGAAATAATCATTAAATAGGGATGAATATACCAGCCTTTCCGCAGCTTTCGACCACATCATAAACCACGAGATAGCCATCTCCAAATAACGTTTGcattaaaaaataaacttttttcggatggtgacaAAAAAACTAAGACACCAATTGAGTTTGCCCATGGAAGGTAGTTaaattagcttacttgcaaaaaaattctaccccCTTGCAAGTGGCCTTCCAGtagttaaccggaacattcgccatggcggacgaaaacatgcgtgtaggcatgttttggagttctttcttcgttttgtttatcaattcctcctcagttttcgcgacaaaattgttggtaATATAAATTTCCCCGTCCACGGCCAGTCCGAAGCAgaagaagagcggctttgacatccccttctcgctgattgtcagccacagacGTTACCACAAAATGGCAATTCACGCCAATCGGCTGACTTATAGCTTCGCTCCTACCTCACTGGCAGAAGGATGTTTATCAAAATCGGTGAATACGCCTCCTCGCCCTTCGTAGTTGCATCCGGCGTCCTGCAAGGCAATCATTTAGGATCGTTCCTGCTTCCGCTGTACATGAATGACGTAAACATGATTTTCAAATGTTTAAGATTATCATATGCTAACGACTTGAAAAGAGTATACTGcataatatagtaaaaaaaaCCCTAATAACGTCCACTTTCTGCAACAGGATCTAGAAACCTCTTACCAATAATGGTAATGCCTAATTAACAAGATATCACTGAATGTGTTCAAGTTCAATAAGTGCTCGGTCACCTCTTTCGGTCGTAAACGTAACATTAATCTGCATGATTACATCTTTCGTGAGACGCACCAAGAACGCGAAACAACTGTAAAAAGCTTGTAGGTTATGCTTGACTCGAAATGTGgtcctttcgttgttttctcaCAACTACAgaatttctgttccgttttgctAAAAGCTTCACGGTCTTACAGGACTTGTATATTGCTTGGAAACTTTGTATTGTTCGCTGGTTCGCTATTCTGGAAAATTTGAAGTTCTTCCCAAGTCTGTAATATTTGTTGCTTTTTTAGACCTCCCAGTTGATCTCGTGGGACGACTCTAATGTAACTAGCCAGTCGTCAAATGCTTGAATCTCGACTGGGGGAAACTGCTAGAGTCAATCGTAGCAATACTCTCCGCAATCGTCCTCTGAAAATCAAACAATCACCTGAATTCTACTTCCCGATCGGATCACAATCAGAAACCATATATTCCGACCGTCGTATATTACAAAAGTTTGATCGGAGAGATCGCCGATCGAAGTGAAATTTCTAATCGGAACAGGTCCGATCGGTATGTACATCAGAAAGCGTATGTCAATTTCCGAGAACGTAATGAATGTTGTAATTTCACGGTAAAATGGAGTTTTCCATGAGTATTCGCAAATCGATGATTAAACCATATAAACAGGTCAGGCTTAAaccattaaatttattaaatttttttgttatagttataattgaaataaaatgaaatataagTACGCCACCTGACCAAATAGGATGCAAGAAAATATCCTACTTTCACCTTCCTAAAATGGTAGCATACTGGATGAGCATGGATTTAGTATTAGCGTTGGAATACAAGTGAACTCGAAATAAGTTCCATTCGTTCAGTTCTAATTCTACCGCCAAACAGGGAAGTTTGTTGTTGGCAATCACGCGTGAGTGATTCGACGAGTAGTGTTCATTTTTCGTGTGCGCTTTAAGCCGTAGCACACTCGAAGCGTGAAATCGCAAAACAAAAGAAAGCCTAATAGCtttgtaatttaaatatttattctGGTCAACCCAACGGCGAAAATTCCATTAGTAGAGGAATAATCAGAAACTAATTTGAATCTTCAATCGTAGCTGCCGGCGGGGTCAAGATCATGACCACACTTGCGAAAACAGTACCATTCGGTTTCGCCATACTCATCGCATTTGCAGCATTTACctgtacttccggtgcagaccTTCAAGGTAAGGAAAGACGTGTGAATCCCACGAAAATCGGAACCGGTTTATTGCTAATACAACTGCAACTCACATATAATGGAAATAGCGTAAACCCCCTTGTAACTAGTGCACAACATATTGAAAGATTACACCCAATCCAATCCGAGCGTACATAAAATAAAGAACTATACATTCGCCGATGAGCTAATAATAACAAAACCTAAGTATGTAGCACCATTAGGTATTTATAGATCAAAATAAACATTCCTGAATGTATCAAAAGCATTACCGCTTTCTGGCGATTCTCACGTGTTTACATATAACAAGACATCTGCACCTTGTACGATGTAAGCAATTTGATAAAAAGTTGTGGAAAGTTGTTTGAATGTGCGGAAGATGCTCAGGAAGAGACGCTATAGTTGAACCATTGCGTGATGCTGTGCTCGAGATCGATGGAAATATGTTTAATCGTTATTGCCCATACTAGGTTCTTCGCTTTGTTACTTTTAGAGACAGTATAGAATTCTTATAAACAATATTTATCGAGCGTCTTAGCAGAGTtttcaaattaacaaaaaagtttgaagataatttcattGATTTCTACTATATTAGTACTTTTTTATTGTAgtaaaattaaatggaattttattCTAACCTCGTCGTCGAATATCAGAAGAACAATGTATATCCGCGAAAAAGTAGTTCTGCTTAAGAATTTTTCTGACAGGTTAGTTTGGTTTGGATCAAATGGTACAACTGGTAAACTCGAAATCTCGCTGAATTCGTCGGATGGCGGTTTGATTTCATATCAATAAAACTCGTTTTCACCGGACGTGACACTCAGTTGATCACTCAACTATCCGATAACTTAACATCAAACTTTGAAGATCGGAATTGTCGTTGGCTCGTACTCTTTCAAGCAGTCGTTAccattcaactcaatcttggtCCACTCGTCACCTATTTCCCAGGCGTCCCAGAAGTTACCAGAGTCGCTGTCGACGTGTCGACGCTGCATCGTTGCGACGTGTCCGGTTCACTGGagtctaccgactttcgccagacctacgatgagaatctctccaagcaattCGTGTAGCTCATGATTTATACGTCTCTTCGTTTTCAGTTTGCACTTCGCCAAATATTATCCGCGTCCGTCACTGCTTCAAgtgcataaagaactaccggtctaatgagggTTTCGTACATTGTCAACTTCGTACGGCGGCATATTTATGCTTTGTGTTTTACGTAAGGCTAGTGTTGTTGTCAATGGtctccagcgatcccaaatatatgaattaATCTGGTTCGTCGCCATCTACGATTACCGTCTATGGGGAGCGCATGTTTGTCTCTTTTGAGTCTCATCTTCCACATAGAGGACACATTTATTTTTAggccaatcctcctagactacGCTGTTCTACAGTTTTAgtcaaaactgtcaaaaacatCTGCGAAATTTAGGAGTTTATTAGCTTTGCTAAAAATCGTGCCGTTCGTTTTGACACCCGCTTTTCGAATCACCTCCTCAagagctatgttgaacagcatgtagGATAAGCCATCACCTTCTCACTAGcctcgcgtctcgaagggactcgagtgctCAGGAGATTCgcgcgaaacacatcactcgatccaataatCAGTCGTGGCAGTTTCTCCGGAAAATCGTGTTCGTACATTATCCGCCACTGCCGGTCTCGATGAACtggatcgtatgctgccttgaactCAATAAAGATATGACTTACGCATCACGTTGTATTCACCGCGAATA is part of the Sabethes cyaneus chromosome 2, idSabCyanKW18_F2, whole genome shotgun sequence genome and harbors:
- the LOC128733576 gene encoding transcription elongation regulator 1 — encoded protein: METSENDAPGEEIPEKPVEQMDTMDIEEETPSNDSYSAAPIVSDAKPQQPETTEEVSGAAVETPNVQVPIETRERIPLLANPPSLLKPTGAVSNFPRAAAPVVNKVAGITNSMNAPPPLLATPSNQPQELWVETKTAEGKSYYYHALTRETTWTRPDGPNIKVMTQSEVEAMNKQVASAAQQKPLIEQKPDQIAGLVPVPVTAQIAVATTAPTMTASVPRFSGPPPALMSGIPPFGMPPPSFPNFPPWNAAAAASAGQWPPMQSPLMDPSKAIAEIKINEIDPIIAAKAVEWTEHKAPDGRPYYYNASKGESVWEKPQAIKDMEMAKLAVYNARQKPKTLPPFIAPPIPPQMPIIPPLTGGGQLQPQALGPGVKIQQFPPQLATAGAPIRLQQIAGAPGLVFDQINFMAHGKNDKQEEEKKKKAEAEKKKKEEEEKAKAAKPLDKSRPISSTPISGTPWCVVWTGDGRVFFYNPSSRTSVWERPEDLKERADVDKAISVPPQQLLGNVPKEANEPAQSSKTIPIAVTNDIAEKRSDSESSTEESEEIPSKKFKTDVEAAIKTSQSAAAASSKGGSDPEKEALAMEAEARASRERALVPLDVRMKSFKEMLKEKEVSAFSTWEKELHKIVFDPRYLLLTSKERKQVFEKYVKDRAEEERKEKKNKMRQKRDEYRSLLEAAHLHGKSSFSEFAQKYGKDDRFKVIEKIRERESLFNEYIVEVRKREKEDKQNKREQIRKDFMAMLREHSEISRHTRFHDVRKRLESDGRYRAISDSALREDLFEEYIKILKDEKKRSKDKDKKRHEKRSSDRRGPSRERSVSREQNWDEDGEHPQTSDDEVERQQKEREKRLRAEASIKEREKEVQRTLATHLRDRDKERQHHQRDEAIRHFNALLADLVRNADLTWKEVKKQLKKDHRWELVALLDRDDRERLFSDHINNLAKKKRDKFREMLDEISSLELTSQWKEVKKGIREDPRYLKYNSSERCEREFREYIKDKTMNAKISFRELLQECKFITHKSWDTYRDNPNHLREVEDILRNDKRYLVLSHMHPERTQMILGYLEDLNKRGPPPPPTASESSRRK